The proteins below are encoded in one region of Deinococcus betulae:
- the recO gene encoding DNA repair protein RecO, which produces MRSRTANRSGIVLRRRVTPAGDILVTLLTPQGKLKAIARGGVRGPLSSRLNLFHHVGVQIYQTPQNDLATVKQAVLEGALPSLAQPGRYAFAHLMAEFADALFQEGEFSEQAFDLFAGALRGVAHQPDPEWVALVMSYKLLALAGFVTQTARCARCGAPEPEHPDPLGGQVLCRACAALPPYPPESLAFLQGAVRRTVRESMAQPLPADQRPALWRALERFVTVQVGNVQSWRQLVPTAVSAMQDTLRTSDVA; this is translated from the coding sequence ATGAGGTCGCGTACCGCCAACCGCAGCGGCATTGTGCTCCGGCGGCGCGTGACGCCTGCCGGGGACATTCTGGTCACCCTGCTGACCCCACAGGGCAAATTAAAGGCCATTGCGCGCGGTGGGGTGCGCGGGCCACTGTCCAGCCGCCTGAACCTTTTTCACCATGTCGGCGTGCAAATCTATCAGACGCCGCAGAACGACCTGGCCACCGTCAAACAGGCGGTGCTTGAGGGTGCGCTGCCGTCGCTGGCGCAGCCGGGCCGCTACGCCTTTGCTCACCTGATGGCGGAATTTGCCGACGCCCTGTTTCAAGAAGGCGAATTCAGCGAGCAGGCGTTTGACCTGTTTGCTGGCGCGCTGCGCGGCGTGGCCCACCAGCCTGACCCCGAGTGGGTGGCGCTGGTCATGAGTTACAAATTGCTGGCCCTGGCCGGCTTCGTGACGCAGACGGCGCGCTGTGCCCGCTGCGGCGCCCCCGAGCCGGAGCATCCAGACCCGCTGGGCGGGCAGGTGCTGTGCCGCGCCTGCGCCGCGCTGCCGCCCTATCCGCCCGAGTCGCTGGCGTTTTTACAGGGCGCCGTGCGCCGCACCGTGCGCGAAAGCATGGCCCAGCCCCTCCCTGCCGACCAGCGCCCGGCCCTGTGGCGCGCGTTGGAACGGTTTGTCACGGTGCAGGTGGGCAACGTGCAGTCCTGGCGTCAGCTGGTGCCCACAGCCGTCAGCGCGATGCAAGACACCCTCCGCACGTCTGACGTGGCCTGA
- a CDS encoding 16S rRNA (uracil(1498)-N(3))-methyltransferase, giving the protein MTLPRHRLRVPELAATMTLGPAEARHLHVLRLQAGDGVRVFDGQGHEARATLLELDAGRAVLTLGEAVSGAAETPFPLTLAAALLKADKLADVVRAATELGVAEIRLLVTARADVREIGDQKLTRLGRVAQEASKQSRRAVVPVVHAPVPLATFAPQGQVLVAQPGSVLRVAEVLRWTAPVTVITGPEGGLTDAEVAALVSRGAQAVTLGPRILRAETAPVALLGAIAALGE; this is encoded by the coding sequence ATGACCCTGCCTCGCCACCGCCTGCGGGTCCCTGAACTGGCGGCCACCATGACGCTGGGGCCCGCCGAGGCGCGACACCTGCACGTCCTGCGGCTACAAGCTGGCGACGGAGTCCGCGTCTTTGACGGCCAGGGCCACGAGGCGCGGGCCACCCTGCTAGAGCTGGACGCCGGCCGCGCGGTGCTGACCCTGGGCGAGGCGGTCAGCGGCGCCGCCGAAACGCCGTTTCCACTGACCCTGGCCGCCGCCCTGCTGAAGGCCGATAAGCTGGCCGATGTGGTACGCGCCGCCACCGAACTGGGCGTGGCCGAGATTCGCCTGCTGGTCACGGCCCGCGCCGACGTGCGCGAGATAGGCGACCAGAAACTGACGCGGCTCGGCCGCGTGGCGCAGGAAGCCAGCAAGCAGTCGCGCCGGGCCGTGGTGCCTGTCGTGCATGCGCCTGTCCCTCTGGCCACCTTTGCCCCCCAGGGGCAGGTGCTGGTCGCGCAGCCGGGGTCGGTGCTGCGGGTGGCCGAGGTGCTGCGCTGGACTGCCCCCGTAACGGTGATCACTGGCCCCGAAGGCGGCCTGACCGACGCCGAGGTGGCCGCCCTGGTGTCGCGCGGCGCGCAGGCCGTGACCCTGGGGCCACGCATCCTGCGCGCCGAGACCGCGCCAGTGGCCCTGCTGGGCGCCATCGCCGCGCTGGGTGAGTAG
- a CDS encoding 50S ribosomal protein L11 methyltransferase encodes MLVYHLPGTFETREAHLDLLWQAGATGLEERTGVIRAYFDEETELAADIRDGEWRREADQDWLAEFKANLRPVQAGRVTIVPPWLRAEVPAKQTALVIEPGMAFGTGHHATTRMAVEALSGLDLTAQTVLDVGTGSGVLAIAAALLGAPYVLGVDIDPITIPIAQENAELNGVPTGRAVFLEGTLGDDLPGDVVPDGVYDVLVANLYAELHDLLAGEYVSHLRPDGPLVLTGILTGKLPLVLEALDREGFTAVQVREDGEWALVTARASA; translated from the coding sequence ATGCTGGTGTACCACCTCCCCGGAACGTTCGAGACGCGCGAAGCCCACCTGGACCTGCTGTGGCAGGCCGGGGCCACGGGCCTGGAGGAGCGGACCGGCGTCATTCGGGCCTATTTTGACGAGGAAACCGAGCTGGCCGCCGACATCCGCGACGGCGAGTGGCGCCGTGAAGCTGACCAGGACTGGCTGGCCGAGTTCAAGGCCAACCTGCGCCCGGTGCAGGCGGGGCGGGTCACCATCGTGCCGCCCTGGCTGCGCGCCGAGGTGCCGGCGAAACAGACCGCGCTGGTCATTGAGCCGGGCATGGCATTCGGGACTGGCCACCACGCCACCACACGCATGGCGGTTGAGGCGTTGAGCGGCCTAGACCTGACGGCACAAACCGTGCTGGATGTCGGCACCGGCAGCGGCGTCCTGGCCATCGCAGCGGCGCTGCTGGGCGCGCCCTACGTGCTGGGGGTGGACATTGACCCTATCACCATTCCGATTGCCCAGGAAAACGCCGAACTGAATGGGGTGCCCACGGGCCGGGCCGTGTTTTTAGAAGGCACCCTGGGCGACGACCTGCCCGGCGACGTGGTGCCGGACGGCGTGTATGACGTGCTGGTGGCCAACCTGTACGCCGAACTGCACGACCTGCTGGCTGGAGAATATGTCAGTCACCTGCGCCCCGACGGTCCCCTGGTGCTGACCGGCATTCTGACCGGCAAACTACCGCTCGTACTGGAGGCGCTGGACCGTGAAGGCTTCACCGCTGTGCAGGTGCGCGAAGACGGCGAGTGGGCACTGGTGACGGCCCGCGCTAGCGCATGA
- the proC gene encoding pyrroline-5-carboxylate reductase — protein MKLAIVGVGKLGLALLEGVTARGVIPANEIGLLDTNAPRAQEIAARSGARVLVPGDLARAERILISLQPRVFPEAAEWLAQENAGYISTMAGVSVTALTRRLGTKRVVRVMPNLAATIGLSQTAITGPREAGDAGDLAFARTLFGAVGDTYELPEHLFNAFTGMSASGPAYAAVVAEALADGGVRMGLPRPLANELAAKLLVGAGELLQRRAHPGLLKDEVASPGGTTIAGLAALEASGVRGGLIEAVVQATRRGTELGKDQD, from the coding sequence ATGAAGCTCGCAATCGTTGGTGTGGGAAAACTGGGCCTGGCTCTGCTGGAGGGCGTGACGGCGCGCGGGGTCATCCCGGCAAACGAGATTGGCCTGCTGGACACCAACGCGCCGCGCGCCCAGGAGATTGCGGCCCGCAGCGGGGCGCGCGTGCTGGTGCCGGGCGACCTGGCCCGCGCCGAGCGCATCCTGATCAGCCTGCAACCGCGCGTGTTCCCCGAAGCCGCCGAGTGGCTGGCCCAGGAAAATGCCGGCTACATCTCCACGATGGCGGGCGTGAGCGTCACGGCGCTGACGCGGCGCCTGGGCACCAAGCGCGTGGTGCGCGTGATGCCCAATCTGGCGGCCACGATTGGCCTGAGTCAGACCGCCATCACCGGCCCGCGTGAGGCCGGAGACGCCGGGGACCTGGCTTTTGCCCGTACCCTCTTTGGCGCGGTAGGCGACACCTACGAATTGCCGGAACACCTGTTCAACGCCTTTACCGGCATGAGCGCTTCTGGCCCCGCTTACGCCGCTGTGGTGGCCGAGGCTCTGGCCGACGGCGGCGTGCGCATGGGCCTGCCCCGACCGCTGGCCAACGAACTGGCCGCCAAGCTGCTGGTGGGGGCCGGCGAACTGCTGCAGCGCCGCGCCCACCCAGGGCTGCTGAAAGATGAGGTTGCCAGTCCGGGCGGCACCACGATTGCGGGCCTGGCGGCGCTCGAAGCGTCTGGCGTGCGCGGCGGCCTGATTGAGGCGGTGGTGCAGGCCACCCGCCGGGGCACGGAGCTTGGCAAAGATCAGGACTGA
- a CDS encoding LacI family DNA-binding transcriptional regulator, whose product MTRAVTLSEVAREAGVSPSTVSRILNGTARVNDDKARQVRQAIEKLGYTRNAFARSLATGSSGIVGVLTPDIASPFYNDALSGIERGLMGSGFSPLIISGHWRTGEEEHAVSLLLNRRVEGLIILGGQMPDHEIREVAARLPVGVLGREVDLKDWGGVALTMDNRQSARDLVTYLVGRGHRIIGHISGPQDHTDARDRLRGYREALEECGLRFQPSLVVQGDFQEPSGLIGMQRLLNRHADLTAIFAANDQMAYGARLALHRLGLRVPEDMSLIGFDDLPGSSYTTPPLSSVRQPMAEMGQWLARYVLGRLRGETPEPFAPRQELMLRESVASRRGTH is encoded by the coding sequence ATGACCCGCGCCGTGACCCTCAGTGAAGTGGCGCGGGAGGCGGGGGTTTCGCCCAGCACGGTCTCGCGTATTTTGAACGGCACGGCCCGCGTCAACGACGACAAGGCGCGGCAGGTGCGCCAGGCCATCGAGAAACTGGGCTACACCCGTAACGCCTTTGCGCGCAGCCTGGCGACCGGGTCGTCGGGCATCGTCGGCGTCCTTACGCCGGATATCGCCAGTCCCTTTTATAACGACGCCCTCAGCGGCATCGAGCGTGGCCTGATGGGCAGTGGCTTTTCGCCTCTGATTATCAGCGGCCACTGGCGCACGGGTGAAGAAGAGCATGCCGTGAGCCTGCTGCTTAACCGCCGAGTGGAGGGGCTGATTATTCTGGGTGGCCAGATGCCCGACCACGAGATTCGGGAGGTGGCGGCCCGGCTGCCGGTGGGCGTGCTGGGCCGCGAGGTGGATCTGAAGGACTGGGGCGGCGTGGCGCTGACCATGGACAACCGCCAATCGGCGCGCGACCTCGTGACCTATCTGGTGGGCCGGGGCCACCGGATAATTGGGCACATCAGCGGCCCGCAGGACCACACCGACGCCCGTGACCGCCTGCGCGGCTACCGCGAAGCGCTGGAGGAATGCGGCCTGCGCTTTCAGCCGTCGCTGGTGGTGCAGGGGGACTTTCAGGAGCCGTCTGGTCTGATCGGGATGCAGCGCCTGCTCAACCGCCACGCCGACCTGACGGCCATTTTCGCGGCCAACGACCAGATGGCCTACGGCGCCCGGCTGGCCCTGCACCGCCTGGGCCTGCGCGTGCCCGAGGATATGTCTCTGATCGGTTTTGACGACCTGCCGGGGTCGTCGTACACCACGCCGCCGCTGTCGTCGGTGCGCCAGCCAATGGCCGAGATGGGGCAGTGGCTGGCGCGGTACGTGCTGGGGCGCCTACGTGGCGAAACCCCCGAACCGTTCGCGCCCCGCCAGGAGCTGATGCTGCGCGAATCGGTCGCCAGCCGCCGGGGCACCCACTGA